In Antechinus flavipes isolate AdamAnt ecotype Samford, QLD, Australia chromosome 3, AdamAnt_v2, whole genome shotgun sequence, a genomic segment contains:
- the LOC127556655 gene encoding zinc finger protein 74-like isoform X2 — protein MAPGASKPSWQESLTFKDVAVDFTQEEWCLLDHSQKELYKVVMQENSQNLLSMGIPVLKEDLVSHFEEREPSWILDQIDLKNSCPGVKGI, from the exons ATGGCCCCCGGAGCCAGCAAACCCTCCTGGCAG GAATCATTGACATTCAAGGATGTGGCCGTGGACTTCACCCAGGAGGAGTGGTGCCTCTTGGACCATTCTCAGAAAGAGCTCTACAAAGTTGTCATGCAGGAAAACTCCCAGAACCTGCTTTCCATGG GGATCCCAGTTCTCAAAGAAGATTTGGTATCCCACTTTGAGGAAAGGGAACCATCGTGGATCCTGGATCAAATAGACCTGAAGAACTCTTGTCCAG GGGTtaagggaatataa
- the LOC127556655 gene encoding zinc finger protein 74-like isoform X3 has protein sequence MAPGASKPSWQESLTFKDVAVDFTQEEWCLLDHSQKELYKVVMQENSQNLLSMGIPVLKEDLVSHFEEREPSWILDQIDLKNSCPGRG, from the exons ATGGCCCCCGGAGCCAGCAAACCCTCCTGGCAG GAATCATTGACATTCAAGGATGTGGCCGTGGACTTCACCCAGGAGGAGTGGTGCCTCTTGGACCATTCTCAGAAAGAGCTCTACAAAGTTGTCATGCAGGAAAACTCCCAGAACCTGCTTTCCATGG GGATCCCAGTTCTCAAAGAAGATTTGGTATCCCACTTTGAGGAAAGGGAACCATCGTGGATCCTGGATCAAATAGACCTGAAGAACTCTTGTCCAG GCAGGGGTtaa
- the LOC127556657 gene encoding zinc finger protein OZF-like: MTDGPCDFNLREICDLDIKIEKDLNNHYEFGKDRKGFRQYSALIQCKKMTSGNECFQFSEERECFPEKVSLMQASEKLSEMQMYQGNQREMAFSLTKDLIRPQKNYTGKMVYIFNEDRKTFSQNSKLIGQHKIHIPGKPYECNHCGKAFTNRSSLAIHERIHTGEKPYDCTQCGKTFRTRSSLNEHQRIHTGEKPYNCNQCGKSFRQSSSLYLHQRIHTGEKTYECMQCGKTFTKRSTLANHLRIHTGEKPYDCTQCGKTFRTRSSLSEHQRIHTGEKPYKCNQCGKTFRQSSSLYLHQRIHTGEKTYECNQCGKTFTKRSTLHIHQRIHSGEKIYDCDQCGKAFPDRANLTNHVRIHTGERPYQCNYCGKAFTQNSNLANHLRIHTGEKPYECNQCGKAFTQNSSLAVHQRIHTGEKPYECNQCGKTFRQNSSLVVHQRSHTGEKPFECNHCGKTFRQRASLTQHQRIHTGEK; encoded by the coding sequence ATGACTGATGGGCCCTGTGACTTTAATTTGAGAGAAATCTGTGATTTGGATATCAAGATAGAGAAAGACCTAAATAATCACTATGAATTTGGTAAAGATAGAAAAGGTTTCAGACAATATTCAGCCTTAATTCAGTGTAAAAAAATGACTTCAGGAAATGAATGTTTTCAATTCAGTGAAGAAAGGGAATGCTTTCCTGAAAAGGTTAGTCTTATGCAAGCTTCTGAGAAGCTTTCTGAAATGCAAATGTATCAAGGGAACCAAAGGGAAATGGCCTTCAGTTTGACTAAAGACCTCATTAGACCTCAGAAAAATTATACTGGGAAAATGGTTTATATATTTAATGAAGATAGGAAGACCTTTAGCCAGAACTCAAAGCTCATTGGCCAACATAAGATTCACATTCCAgggaaaccttatgaatgtaatcattgtggaaaggctttcacaaatAGGTCCAGTCTTGCTATAcatgagagaatccacactggagaaaaaccttatgattgtactcaatgtggaaagactttcagaaCGAGATCCAGTCTTaatgaacatcagagaatccacactggagaaaaaccttataactgtaatcaatgtggaaagtcTTTCAGACAGAGCTCCAGTCTTTATCTTCATcaaagaattcacactggagaaaaaacTTATGAATGTATGCAATGTGGAAAAACTTTCACAAAAAGATCCACTCTTGCTAACCATctgagaatccacactggagagaaaccttatgactgtactcaatgtggaaagactttcagaaCGAGATCCAGTCTTagtgaacatcagagaatccacactggagaaaaaccttataaatgtaatcagtgtggaaagactttcagacAGAGCTCCAGTCTTTACCTCCATcaaagaatccatactggagagaaaacttatgaatgtaatcagtgtggaaagactttcacaaaAAGATCCACTCTTCacatacatcagagaatccattcTGGGGAGAAAATTTATGATTGtgatcagtgtggaaaggctttcccAGATAGGGCCAATCTGACTAACCATGTAAGAATCCACACCGGAGAGAGACCTTATCAATGTAATtattgtggaaaggcttttacacagAACTCCAATCTTGCTAACCATctgagaattcacactggagagaaaccctacgagtgtaatcaatgtggaaaagcttttacacaGAACTCTAGTCTTGCTgtgcatcagagaatccacactggagagaaaccctacgaatgtaatcagtgtggcaAGACTTTCAGACAGAACTCCAGTCTTGTTGTACATCAGAGAagccacactggagagaaaccttttgaatgtaatcattgtggaaagactttcagacAGAGGGCTTCACTTactcaacatcagagaattcacactggagagaaataa